CACCATCTCCTTCCTCGAAGTGAACACGCGGCTGCAGGTGGAACACCCGGTATCGGAGGAGACCACCGGGATCGACCTCGTGCGCGAGATGTTCCGCATCGCCCGCGGGGAAAAGCTGCGCATTCTCGAAGACCCGGAGCCGCGCGGGCACTCCATCGAATTCCGGATCAACGGCGAGGACCCCGGCCGTGGCTTCCTGCCCGCGCCCGGCACGGTCACCCGGTTCGCCGCGCCGAGCGGCCCCGGTGTGCGGGTGGACTCCGGCGTGGAGTCCGGCAGCGTGATCGGCGGCCAGTTCGACTCGATGCTCGCCAAGCTCATCGTCACCGGCTCGGACCGGGCCAACGCGCTCGAACGCAGCCGTCGCGCGCTGGCCGAGTTCGAGGTCGAGGGCATGGCCACCGTGCTGCCGTTCGACCGGGTGATCGTCGACGACCCGGCGTTCGTCGGCGACGAGCACGGGTTCGCCGTGCACACCCGCTGGATCGAGACCGAGTTCGACAACCGGATCGAGCCGTTCACCGCGCCGGACACCGAGGCCGAGGAGCCGCAGCCGCGGCAGAACGTGGTCGTCGAGGTCGGCGGACGGCGGCTGGAGGTGTCGCTGCCCGGTGATTTCGCGCCGGTGGGCGGCCCGGCGGCCGCGGCGAAGGCGAAGCCGCGCAAGCGGGCCGGTGGCGCGAAGGCCGCGGTGAGCGGCGACGCGGTCACCGCGCCGATGCAGGGCACCATCGTGAAGATCGGCGTCGAGGAGGGCCAGCACGTCGAGGCGGGCGAGCTGATCCTGGTGCTGGAGGCGATGAAGATGGAGAACCCGGTCACCGCACACAAAGCGGGCACCGTGACCGGCCTTTCCGTCGCCGTCGGCGCCACGGTGAGCCAGGGCAGCCCGCTGCTGGAGCTCAAGGACTGAAGTCCCGGCGGATCTCACGGGCTTGCGGGCACCGGAGCGCATACCATCGATGGTGTGACCGAAGTTCCGTCTCCGCAGCTGCGGATCAGCGATCAGGAACGTGAGTCCGCGCTGACCGCGCTCGGTGAGCACATGAGCGCCGGGCGGATCGACATCGAGGAATACGGCGAGCGATCCGCCCGGATCACCGCGGCCAGGACCCGTGGTGAACTGGCCGAGATGTTCGCCGATCTGCCCGCGCCCCATCCGGCCTACGGCGGGGTTCCGGCGGCAGTTGCCGCACCGGCGGCCGTTCCGGAGGCCGCCGCGTCCCCGTCCGGAGAGGTGGCCGCGGCGCGGCCGGGCTGGTCCGCCGCCCAGCGGCTCGCAGCCGGGTTGCTGCCGCTGTTCTGGATCGCCGCGATCGCGCTCACCGCCACCCACGGCTTGTGGATCCTGCTCGCGGCGCCGATCGTCCTCACGATCATCGGGCGGTCCCTGTGGGGCGACCACTTCGACAACCGCAACCACCGCGACCGGCATCGGGAGCACCGGCTCGACCACCGTGACCGCCGCCGTGAGATGCGCGACGACTACCGTCGCCGCCGGCTCGACTGAGCCCCGCCATGTCCGACATGCGGCTGAGCGACGAGGAGCGCCAGGACGCGCTCGACGTCCTCACCGAACACGTGCGCACCGGGCGGCTGGACATCGACGAGTACGGCGTCCGCTCGGCGAAGGTCACCGAGGCGAAGCTGGTGAGCGAGCTGATCCCGCTGTTCGAGGATCTGCCCTCGCCCCGGCCCAGCGTTCTGCTGGCCGCGCCCCGCGCCGCCGCGGAACCCGAGCGGGTGCGGGAGAGCGTGCTAGCCGGCTTCGCGATGCGTTACGCGCTACCGATTTCCATCGCGGTGAGCATTGCCGTGCTGGTGCTGTCCCGTGGCAGGCTGTTCATCGTCTTCGCACTCCCGGTCGCGGCCCTGCTGCTGACCGGG
This Amycolatopsis sulphurea DNA region includes the following protein-coding sequences:
- a CDS encoding acetyl/propionyl/methylcrotonyl-CoA carboxylase subunit alpha → MSEQDIANAGGPVTKVLVANRGEIAVRVIRAAKDAGLASVAVYADPDRDAPHVRLAGEAFALGGTTAAESYLAIDKILDAAKRSGADSVHPGYGFLSENAEFAQAVLDAGLTWIGPSPQAIRDLGDKVTARHIATRAGAPLVPGTQEPVKDAEEILAFADEHGLPVAIKAAFGGGGRGLKVARTREEIPELFESATREAVAAFGRGECFVERYLDKPRHVEAQVLADQHGNAIVVGTRDCSLQRRHQKLVEEAPAPYLSDEQRARIHESAKAICKEAGYYGAGTVEYLVATDGTISFLEVNTRLQVEHPVSEETTGIDLVREMFRIARGEKLRILEDPEPRGHSIEFRINGEDPGRGFLPAPGTVTRFAAPSGPGVRVDSGVESGSVIGGQFDSMLAKLIVTGSDRANALERSRRALAEFEVEGMATVLPFDRVIVDDPAFVGDEHGFAVHTRWIETEFDNRIEPFTAPDTEAEEPQPRQNVVVEVGGRRLEVSLPGDFAPVGGPAAAAKAKPRKRAGGAKAAVSGDAVTAPMQGTIVKIGVEEGQHVEAGELILVLEAMKMENPVTAHKAGTVTGLSVAVGATVSQGSPLLELKD
- a CDS encoding DUF1707 SHOCT-like domain-containing protein, whose protein sequence is MTEVPSPQLRISDQERESALTALGEHMSAGRIDIEEYGERSARITAARTRGELAEMFADLPAPHPAYGGVPAAVAAPAAVPEAAASPSGEVAAARPGWSAAQRLAAGLLPLFWIAAIALTATHGLWILLAAPIVLTIIGRSLWGDHFDNRNHRDRHREHRLDHRDRRREMRDDYRRRRLD
- a CDS encoding DUF1707 SHOCT-like domain-containing protein translates to MSDMRLSDEERQDALDVLTEHVRTGRLDIDEYGVRSAKVTEAKLVSELIPLFEDLPSPRPSVLLAAPRAAAEPERVRESVLAGFAMRYALPISIAVSIAVLVLSRGRLFIVFALPVAALLLTGWRRR